The following are encoded in a window of Sminthopsis crassicaudata isolate SCR6 chromosome 3, ASM4859323v1, whole genome shotgun sequence genomic DNA:
- the ZBED1 gene encoding E3 SUMO-protein ligase ZBED1, producing MENKSLESSPSDLKLVAHPRAKSKVWKYFGFDTNAEGCILQWKKIYCRICMAQIAYSGNTSNLSYHLEKNHPDEFCEFVKSNTEQMREAFATAFSKLKPESSQQVVQDTLIMKTSHSYENKKHQELTSAVISLICEGMYPSSIVDEPTFKMLLKTADPRYELPSRKYFCTKAIPEKYNAVREIVLKELTDILWCGISTDIWRSQNQNRSYVTLAVHFLNSSSSHCLAVNSRCLKTFEVPEENTAETITRVLYEIFIEWGINTKVFGATTDYGKDIVKACSLLDIPVQMPCLGQTFNAGIQQAFQLPKLGSLLTRCRKLVEYFQQSTVAMYMLSEKQKQQNIMHCMLVSDRVSWWGSTLAMLQRLKEQQFIIAAVLVEDSNNHHLMLETSEWNTIEGLVDLLHPFKQVAEMMSASKYPTISMVKPLLHMLLNTTLNIKENDSKEISMAKEVIAKELSTTYQETPEIDMFLNVATFLDPRYKKLPFLSAFERQQVENRVVEEAKSLLEKVKESSFRPEEKLFSLSEEPPVKKMIISSTPPPTSAINNMLAEIFCQTGGVEDQEEWHAQIVEELSNFKSQKVLGLNEDPLKWWSDRLALFPVLPKVLQKYWCILATRVFPERLFGSSANVVSAKRNRLAPAHVDEQIFLYENTRNGSEAEPEDEDEGEWGLEQEQIYTLSDTVNVSNSFFNIRDSGFI from the coding sequence ATGGAGAATAAAAGTTTAGAAAGTTCACCATCAGACCTAAAGTTAGTGGCTCACCCGAGAGCAAAAAGCAAAGTTTGGAAATACTTCGGTTTTGATACCAATGCAGAAGGATGCATATTACAGTGGAAGAAGATCTACTGTCGTATTTGTATGGCACAGATTGCTTATTCAGGAAACACTTCCAACCTTTCATACCACTTGGAGAAAAAtcatccagatgaattttgtgaaTTTGTAAAGAGCAACACAGAACAGATGAGGGAGGCTTTTGCTACTGCTTTTTCAAAACTAAAGCCAGAATCTTCACAGCAGGTTGTTCAGGACACTTTAATCATGAAGACCAGCCACAgttatgaaaacaaaaagcaCCAGGAGCTGACCTCTGCTGTGATTAGCCTAATTTGTGAGGGCATGTATCCTTCCTCCATAGTGGATGAGCCTACATTTAAAATGCTTTTGAAAACAGCAGATCCAAGATATGAACTTCCTAGCAGAAAATATTTCTGCACAAAAGCAATTCCTGAAAAATACAATGCAGTTAGAGAAATTGTCTTGAAAGAACTGACTGACATTTTGTGGTGTGGAATATCCACAGATATTTGGAGAAGTCAAAACCAGAATAGGTCCTATGTAACCCTTGCAGTTCATTTCCTCAATAGCAGCTCTTCTCATTGTTTGGCTGTTAATTCACGATGCTTAAAGACATTCGAGGTCCCTGAAGAAAACACTGCAGAAACAATTACAAGAGTTCTTTATGAGATCTTCATTGAGTGGGGGATCAACACAAAAGTCTTTGGTGCTACAACAGATTATGGCAAAGATATTGTTAAAGCTTGCTCACTTCTAGATATCCCAGTTCAGATGCCTTGTTTGGGTCAGACTTTCAATGCAGGAATACAACAAGCTTTCCAGCTCCCTAAGCTGGGCAGTCTCTTGACAAGATGCCGGAAATTGGTGGAGTATTTTCAGCAGTCTACAGTAGCCATGTACATGTTAAGTGAAAAACAGAAACAGCAGAACATCATGCACTGTATGCTTGTGAGCGATCGTGTTTCCTGGTGGGGAAGCACGCTTGCCATGTTGCAACGATTGAAAGAGCAGCAGTTTATCATTGCAGCTGTTTTGGTGGAAGACAGCAATAACCACCATCTTATGTTGGAGACCAGTGAATGGAACACCATTGAGGGGTTGGTGGACCTCTTGCATCCCTTTAAGCAAGTGGCTGAAATGATGTCTGCCTCCAAGTATCCCACAATAAGCATGGTGAAACCCCTCCTTCATATGCTTCTCAACACAACCCtgaacatcaaagaaaatgattcGAAAGAAATCAGCATGGCCAAGGAAGTGATAGCCAAAGAATTGTCAACAACATACCAGGAGACCCCTGAAATAGACATGTTCCTTAATGTGGCAACATTCCTGGACCCTAGGTACAAGAAGCTGCctttcctttctgcatttgaacgGCAGCAGGTTGAAAACAGAGTTGTAGAGGAAGCAAAAAGCCTTTtggagaaagtaaaagaaagtagTTTTAGGCCTGAAGAAAAGCTCTTTTCATTATCTGAAGAGCCACCagtgaaaaaaatgattatttcttcgACCCCACCGCCAACTAGTGCAATTAATAATATGCTGGCAGAAATCTTTTGCCAAACAGGGGGTGTAGAAGATCAAGAGGAATGGCATGCCCAGATTGTGGAGGAATTGAGCAATTTTAAGTCTCAAAAAGTACTTGGCCTAAATGAAGATCCCCTTAAATGGTGGTCTGATCGATTGGCATTGTTTCCTGTCTTACCAAAGGTACTTCAGAAGTATTGGTGTATTTTGGCTACAAGGGTCTTCCCTGAACGACTTTTTGGTTCATCTGCCAATGTTGTAAGTGCTAAGAGGAACAGATTAGCTCCAGCTCATGTGGATgagcaaatatttttatatgaaaacaCTCGTAATGGGTCTGAAGCTGAACCTGAAGATGAGGATGAGGGGGAATGGGGCTTGGAACAAGAACAGATTTATACTTTAAGTGATACAGTTAATGTAAGCAACAGTTTCTTTAATATAAGGGACAGTGGATTCATCTGA